The Mya arenaria isolate MELC-2E11 chromosome 16, ASM2691426v1 genome includes a window with the following:
- the LOC128221609 gene encoding putative RNA-binding protein Luc7-like 2 — protein MRERMKKTSDIVKKHTNKAKDKQKKNYDRKAKAVKIKVGDRVIVKILAHVGKHKIQDNFEEEIYEVIDQPREDIPVFKIRSEKTKREKTLHRNHLVLVDYEDDEDIDLATEEPGDTSTLNDGGVQAEDVEKRELGNPDVEEKKKIGDVTEEESDSDEEVSFYYVPPTYRDGDAHQLASIEDEVVKADNGKEEQRPDIRPAVNETESPEDTVRKVIPEDNFSGSGNRSDETVVKEPGIVVERDETFEKRRGEEPGDHCAGTEPDQEEAQITDRENNRIHTRQDRSRSRSRARRREIEAEEANRSKSRSTARDSRSLSRRRSDASREASLQRKQYEEDAQNTELRRSSRQRKPPSRYEDFHMHSLVTRPTDSRIQALEELVNSGILKNIDAMIAQKLVDSVFK, from the coding sequence ATGAGGGAAAGAATGAAGAAAACGAGCGATATTGTGAAGAAGCACACAAATAAGGCTAAGGACAAGCAGAAGAAGAACTATGATAGAAAAGCAAAGGCTGTGAAGATCAAGGTTGGAGACAGAGTCATAGTCAAGATCTTAGCACATGTTGGAAAGCATAAGATACAGGACAATTTTGAAGAAGAAATATACGAAGTTATTGACCAACCAAGAGAAGACATTCCTGTGTTCAAGATAAGAAGCGAGAAGACCAAGAGGGAGAAGACGTTGCATAGGAACCATCTTGTTCTCGTAGATTATGAAGACGATGAAGATATAGACCTTGCAACAGAGGAGCCTGGAGATACATCAACGTTGAATGATGGTGGTGTACAGGCAGAAGATGTAGAGAAAAGAGAACTAGGGAACCCAGATGttgaagaaaagaagaaaataggTGACGTCACAGAAGAAGAGTCAGATTCTGATGAAGAAGTAAGCTTCTATTATGTACCTCCTACATATAGAGATGGGGACGCCCATCAGCTTGCGAGTATAGAAGATGAAGTAGTAAAGGCAGATAACGGTAAAGAAGAACAGAGACCAGATATCAGGCCTGCGGTTAACGAAACTGAGTCTCCAGAAGACACAGTGCGTAAAGTGATACCCGAAGATAACTTCAGTGGAAGTGGAAACAGAAGTGATGAGACAGTGGTAAAAGAACCAGGAATTGTAGTAGAAAGAGATGAAACTTTTGAAAAGAGAAGAGGAGAAGAACCCGGTGATCATTGTGCAGGTACAGAACCAGACCAGGAAGAAGCTCAGATAACAGATAGAGAAAACAACAGAATTCACACAAGACAAGACCGATCAAGAAGTAGATCAAGAGCCAGAAGACGTGAAATAGAAGCTGAGGAAGCTAATAGATCTAAGAGTAGATCAACGGCTAGAGATTCAAGAAGTCTTAGTAGAAGAAGAAGCGATGCAAGCAGAGAAGCGTCCTTGCAGAGGAAACAGTATGAAGAAGATGCCCAGAACACAGAATTAAGAAGATCTTCTAGACAGAGGAAACCACCTTCCAGATATGAAGACTTCCATATGCATTCTTTGGTGACACGCCCGACCGATTCTAGAATTCAGGCCTTGGAAGAACTAGTAAACTCAGGGATACTGAAGAACATTGATGCAATGATTGCACAGAAACTAGTAGACTcggtttttaaataa